One genomic segment of Sminthopsis crassicaudata isolate SCR6 chromosome 2, ASM4859323v1, whole genome shotgun sequence includes these proteins:
- the RNASEH1 gene encoding ribonuclease H1 isoform X1: MLRVWAGVPRAVASALDFCGPRLLSTSMFYAVRRGRKIGVFPTWSECQAQVNRFPAARFKKFATEDEAWAFVRNTTSPDHSTEQKKEFNTQDPKMKTKKRPCESSDEEEEPCSKLEKQNIDSVPSLSKNIFSYMGDATVVYTDGCCSSNGRRKARAGIGVYWGPGHPLNVGERLPGRQTNQRAEIHAACKAIEQAKNQNISKLVLYTDSMFTINGITSWVKDWKKNGWKTSTGKEVINKEDFVKLDTLIQGIDIKWIHVPGHSGFAGNEEADRLAREGAKKPQEST; the protein is encoded by the exons ATGCTGAGGGTCTGGGCCGGCGTCCCTAGAGCTGTCGCGAGTGCCTTAGACTTCTGTGGTCCCCGCCTCCTGAGCACCAGCATGTTTTACGCCGTGAGGAGGGGCCGCAAGATCGGCGTGTTCCCCACCTG GAGTGAATGTCAAGCACAAGTGAACCGATTTCCTGCTGCCCGGTTCAAGAAGTTTGCTACTGAGGATGAAGCTTGGGCTTTTGTCCGAAATACTACAAGCCCTGATCATTCAACAG aacaGAAAAAGGAATTTAACACACAAGACCCCAAAATGAAGACAAAGAAGAGACCCTGTGAATCAtcagatgaagaggaagagcCTTGCTCAAagcttgaaaaacaaaatatagactcTGTACCTTcacttagcaaaaatattttttcttatatgg GAGATGCAACTGTAGTTTACACAGATGGCTGCTGCTCCAGTAATGGGAGGAGGAAAGCACGAGCTGGTATTGGTGTTTATTGGGGGCCAGGACATCCTCT aAATGTGGGTGAGAGACTTCCTGGGCGACAGACAAACCAAAGAGCAGAAATACAT GCTGCCTGTAAAGCAATTGAACAAGCCAAGAATCAAAACATCAGTAAACTGGTTCTTTATACAGATAGTATGTTTACTATAAATG GTATAACAAGTTGGGTTAAAGATTGGAAGAAAAATGGCTGGAAAACAAGCACAGGAAAAGAAGTCATTAATAAAGAAGACTTTGTTAAGCTTGATACACTTATTCAAGGCATAGACATAAAATGG ATCCACGTACCTGGTCATTCAGGGTTTGCAGGCAATGAAGAAGCTGATAGATTAGCAAGAGAAGGAGCTAAAAAACCACAAGAATCAACATAG
- the RNASEH1 gene encoding ribonuclease H1 isoform X2, giving the protein MKLGLLSEILQALIIQQKKEFNTQDPKMKTKKRPCESSDEEEEPCSKLEKQNIDSVPSLSKNIFSYMGDATVVYTDGCCSSNGRRKARAGIGVYWGPGHPLNVGERLPGRQTNQRAEIHAACKAIEQAKNQNISKLVLYTDSMFTINGITSWVKDWKKNGWKTSTGKEVINKEDFVKLDTLIQGIDIKWIHVPGHSGFAGNEEADRLAREGAKKPQEST; this is encoded by the exons ATGAAGCTTGGGCTTTTGTCCGAAATACTACAAGCCCTGATCATTCAACAG AAAAAGGAATTTAACACACAAGACCCCAAAATGAAGACAAAGAAGAGACCCTGTGAATCAtcagatgaagaggaagagcCTTGCTCAAagcttgaaaaacaaaatatagactcTGTACCTTcacttagcaaaaatattttttcttatatgg GAGATGCAACTGTAGTTTACACAGATGGCTGCTGCTCCAGTAATGGGAGGAGGAAAGCACGAGCTGGTATTGGTGTTTATTGGGGGCCAGGACATCCTCT aAATGTGGGTGAGAGACTTCCTGGGCGACAGACAAACCAAAGAGCAGAAATACAT GCTGCCTGTAAAGCAATTGAACAAGCCAAGAATCAAAACATCAGTAAACTGGTTCTTTATACAGATAGTATGTTTACTATAAATG GTATAACAAGTTGGGTTAAAGATTGGAAGAAAAATGGCTGGAAAACAAGCACAGGAAAAGAAGTCATTAATAAAGAAGACTTTGTTAAGCTTGATACACTTATTCAAGGCATAGACATAAAATGG ATCCACGTACCTGGTCATTCAGGGTTTGCAGGCAATGAAGAAGCTGATAGATTAGCAAGAGAAGGAGCTAAAAAACCACAAGAATCAACATAG